GTTCTCTGTTCTAGCTGCGCAAAAATTGGTGGTTTGACGAAAATGGCAGAAAAAAGAGGAATTTGGATTGTGGGCTTTTGGTGTTACGTTATGGGCCCGCGTTGTTGTTTGAGAAAGAGGGAGTTTTACTTTTAGCCCCCTGTAGTTTTCCCTTTGTCTCGTTTGGCCATCTCTCTGTTATTGAGTCAGCCTATATAGCACTTAGCTAGTGATAATTTTGCTGAAACACTGACAAGAAACCAAGAAATGAAGACAAGATACAAAGGGAAATTGGGAAAACTGAGGCTGCGCTTGGTTGTGGCCCTGGGAAGCCTTCCGTTTGCTGTCTCCATTCAAAAGCAGGTTATGAGAAGCATTTGACAGTCTTCCTTAATTTTCCCCTTCTGGAAAAgttgaaatgaagaagaaaactaggaaattaacatgttttcttctttatgaATTTGCACACATGAAAAAGGGAAAGTGTCATTCTGTGGGTGCATACATCCTATGTCTATCGTTGTCTCATATCGGTCGCGAATACTCGATATTCCATTCCTCGCAGAAAAAGAAGTACAAACAAGGTATATctggaggagggagagaaaagaatttCCAAGTAAAGAATGTATAAGAGTATGACCTGATCCTGTGGTTTCTATTGTAATGGACAAAGAATGTGTATGGTGAACTCTCACGAGGAATGAGTGTCATCCTAAGTTACTATGTACCACCTACTAATCCCTGCACATTGACCTTGAAATAATATGAACGGCCAATCATCCTCAACTCTGCTgctagaaaaaataaatgaatctcACATCAGCAAGGAAAATTCCCTGTCAACTGAATGTGATCGAGGGTCGTTCGAAGACCATACTTCTTCACTGCCTGCCGGCCAGCCCTGAAACCATCACCGTAAACTGGGGACGAGTCCGATTCAATCTGGTGCATGAAGAACTCACCGAGCCTCTGCTCGAATTGAGATTTAGGGCCTCCCTTCAGTCCTTGAGAAGAGGACGGTGCCCTGTGGCTGCTTGATTCTGAGTTGAGCTCTGCCTCCAACCACATGTGGGCCAACACTTGGCAGATGCCTTCCTCCACATCTTGGCGGAGAGTTCGAAAACCTTAAGCATAGATGATGAATATGTCACTCCAAATCGCTGACAAGTTATTTTACAGGAACTCAATATGATGGTAGAATTAATTCAGTCATCCGAGCATCAGAGCTTGTGAAAACATAGGATTCAATCTGTGAAAGCACACAAATTCCATAATAAAAATGGCACTGACTAGGAAATTACCATTAAGTCGAAGGAATGCATGCATCATTTCATGAGCTAGGATCGATCCAGTCAACAACCTGTTCCCAAATACTTGCATTAACAAGCGGGAAAAGTGTAATAGATTGCAACAGCAAAACAAATATTTCCAAAACATGAATTTCTGCATGGAGTTCTAGAATTATCACGCACATACAATACCTGGGAAGACCATACAAGATGAGAATGGCAGTCACTTCACAAGACCGTGTTAGCTTGAAGGGCTCTGTCATCATGTTCGTAGCTCGGCCTCCCCCAATCCTTGGTCTCCGTGATATCTGCCATAGAAGGTAGAAATTCATATGAGAGAGATAGACGATGGATAAATGCTATTTCACAGACTGAGCATTCTACAGGAGTTCTTACCGTACTGATGGTTCTTTCCTCTGAGAGGCAAAGTCCTCTTGTCTCAGGCATGTGGTAATGGCCCTGGTCAAAAAGTAATGTTTTGAAGTGATTAACTGCAAAAACAATGTACCCCCAAAAGTGCCATTGATCATGATTGATATACTCAGAGACATGTCACTATAAAAGCATGTTAAAAAGTTCTAGAAATGAGACTGTCTGACCATCAAATCCTTCTTGATTACTATGTCAAAGCATGACCATTTTCTAGAATGAAAGACACGTTCATGCACATTTTGCCTTGCAATTTACGTTCTTTACGTTTCTATTTCTCATGTTATCATCCAATAAGACTGTGAATGGTTAACTAACTGTCCAGTATAGAAACATGCCAATAACAGGGAATGCAAAAGAGCAAGCCTTacatttttttctccctctctggCGTCATTTAGAGCTTGACGTTCCACCAGGAGAAGCGGAACTTGCTGCGCCACTTTCATGTTCAAAAACTCATAGAATTTATGTATACTGTGATATAGTGGTTGACATTGATTCGTATCCATGATTGCCGAGTCTAAGCATTCTAGGCAGAGCTTCCGACCATCATCAAGTGCGACATATTGCATCTCTCGTGACTGCACATGAGGAGAAAATATCTCAACCTATAACTTTCAAGCAAATATAGGTTGCTGGATCTCTCTTGCAGAGTTGAGATGCTAATTTGGGAGATAGAGTGGATTCATCAGACTGACCTCCATTCGCTCACAGCTGCAGCACCTAGGAGTCCCATCA
The window above is part of the Eucalyptus grandis isolate ANBG69807.140 chromosome 6, ASM1654582v1, whole genome shotgun sequence genome. Proteins encoded here:
- the LOC104416106 gene encoding protein DA1, whose product is MSWLKKIFKGSSHKITEGHHQGHYGEGPNYNAPSTSRDAWLEYENQDIDRAIALSLSEESQNQNNVIDNQHQLEEDEQLARAIQESLNVASPPRRGNGHSPFPNGNGHIYQSVPFPYTTGYRICAGCNMEIGHGRFLNCLNAVWHPECFRCRACGRPIADYEFSVSGNYPFHRSCYKEHHHPKCDVCRHFIPTNPAGLIEYRAHPFWVQKYCPSHEHDGTPRCCSCERMESREMQYVALDDGRKLCLECLDSAIMDTNQCQPLYHSIHKFYEFLNMKVAQQVPLLLVERQALNDAREGEKNGHYHMPETRGLCLSEERTISTISRRPRIGGGRATNMMTEPFKLTRSCEVTAILILYGLPRLLTGSILAHEMMHAFLRLNGFRTLRQDVEEGICQVLAHMWLEAELNSESSSHRAPSSSQGLKGGPKSQFEQRLGEFFMHQIESDSSPVYGDGFRAGRQAVKKYGLRTTLDHIQLTGNFPC